One genomic region from Augochlora pura isolate Apur16 chromosome 7, APUR_v2.2.1, whole genome shotgun sequence encodes:
- the LOC144472287 gene encoding uncharacterized protein LOC144472287 isoform X2, producing MSWPWIPFVHTELKADTDCAVVSKIVLSLKEDSIVNSRMPAPPPPPPPALVASSSSPGDQDRNLLLQSIRAGKALKKTVTVDKSGPAISGKVKNEPRNLNNREANNSNTISGSISNSNNGGPTGLGGLFSSGMPKLKPIGARPISGEKDRSNANNSNFNQSAMQSIKRGPPPVPPPATQKPQVFGQGQSVTDSSNANTEVSKGFGKPILAPKPPSTPSGTMHKPSPPPKKLNLTTGASVSRAQSMRLLRSPPVLTPTPPSLHQSQDCLNESQSRPTNRILRPPVAKPPSPPTSRTSSSISAATRVAPPPPSRVTVSAPCIPPPPPPLPHRPAVHQRLAPPPPPPPTPPTRSSSMRNGQTMGTLDLEVRFAEMFHSIASFPPPEPFKGLPKVYSSRNAAKQQAPAPPQQASSISNTMVPLNTSSGG from the exons ATGTCGTGGCCGTGGATTCCGTTCGTTCACACTGAATTAAAGGCTGACACTGACTGTGCGGTAGTTTCGAAGATTGTGCTGTCGTTGAAGGAGGATTCTATTGTCAATTCTAG GATGCCTGCACCAccgcctcctccgcctcctgcACTCGTTGCATCTAGCTCCAGTCCTGGTGACCAAGATAGAAATTTGCTACTTCAATCGATCAGAGCTGGGAAAGCTTTAAAGAAAACTGTAACCGTAGATAAAAGTGGACCTGCGATCAGCG gtaaagtaaaaaatgaaccacgaaatttgaataataggGAGGCTAATAATTCTAACACGATAAGTGGTAGTATTAGTAATTCAAATAATGGAGGACCTACGGGATTGGGTGGATTATTCTCTAGTGGTATGCCAAAACTAAAGCCCATAGGAGCTAGACCAATTTCAGGTGAAAAGGATAGAAGCAACGccaataattcaaattttaatcaatcgGCAATGCAGAGCATAAAACGTGGTCCACCTCCAGTTCCACCACCAGCTACTCAAAAACCACAAGTATTTGGACAG GGTCAAAGTGTTACGGATTCTTCAAATGCCAATACAGAAGTATCCAAAGGATTTGGAAAACCTATCCTTGCACCCAAGCCACCTTCAACGCCATCCGGTACAATGCACAAACCATCTCCTCCCCCAAAAAAGTTAAACTTGACGACAGGAGCAAGCGTGTCGAGAGCACAAAGTATGCGGTTGCTTAGATCACCACCTGTGCTCACACCAACGCCGCCATCTTTGCATCAATCGCAAGATTGTTTAAATGAAAGTCAATCAAGGCCAACGAATCGAATTCTCAGACCTCCAGTAGCGAAACCTCCGTCTCCTCCTACTTCCAGAACAAGTAGCTCGATTAGTGCAGCTACAAGGGTCGCACCTCCACCACCATCTAGAGTAACAGTCAGTGCTCCTTGCATACCGCCACCTCCTCCCCCGCTTCCACACAGACCTGCTGTTCATCAAAGGCTTgctccaccaccaccaccaccaccaacgCCTCCTACAAGAAGTTCTTCTATGCGCAATGGCCAAACTATGGGTACTTTAGATCTAGAAGTACGATTTGCAGAAATGTTTCATAGTATCGCAAGTTTTCCACCACCGGAGCCGTTCAAAGGATTACCAAAAGTCTACAGTAGCAGAAATG CTGCAAAACAGCAAGCTCCTGCACCTCCTCAACAAGCGTCTTCTATCTCTAATACAATGGTACCATTAAACACATCATCCGGGGGTTAA
- the LOC144472287 gene encoding uncharacterized protein LOC144472287 isoform X1, with translation MSWPWIPFVHTELKADTDCAVVSKIVLSLKEDSIVNSRMPAPPPPPPPALVASSSSPGDQDRNLLLQSIRAGKALKKTVTVDKSGPAISGKVKNEPRNLNNREANNSNTISGSISNSNNGGPTGLGGLFSSGMPKLKPIGARPISGEKDRSNANNSNFNQSAMQSIKRGPPPVPPPATQKPQVFGQKSNLNQGQSVTDSSNANTEVSKGFGKPILAPKPPSTPSGTMHKPSPPPKKLNLTTGASVSRAQSMRLLRSPPVLTPTPPSLHQSQDCLNESQSRPTNRILRPPVAKPPSPPTSRTSSSISAATRVAPPPPSRVTVSAPCIPPPPPPLPHRPAVHQRLAPPPPPPPTPPTRSSSMRNGQTMGTLDLEVRFAEMFHSIASFPPPEPFKGLPKVYSSRNAAKQQAPAPPQQASSISNTMVPLNTSSGG, from the exons ATGTCGTGGCCGTGGATTCCGTTCGTTCACACTGAATTAAAGGCTGACACTGACTGTGCGGTAGTTTCGAAGATTGTGCTGTCGTTGAAGGAGGATTCTATTGTCAATTCTAG GATGCCTGCACCAccgcctcctccgcctcctgcACTCGTTGCATCTAGCTCCAGTCCTGGTGACCAAGATAGAAATTTGCTACTTCAATCGATCAGAGCTGGGAAAGCTTTAAAGAAAACTGTAACCGTAGATAAAAGTGGACCTGCGATCAGCG gtaaagtaaaaaatgaaccacgaaatttgaataataggGAGGCTAATAATTCTAACACGATAAGTGGTAGTATTAGTAATTCAAATAATGGAGGACCTACGGGATTGGGTGGATTATTCTCTAGTGGTATGCCAAAACTAAAGCCCATAGGAGCTAGACCAATTTCAGGTGAAAAGGATAGAAGCAACGccaataattcaaattttaatcaatcgGCAATGCAGAGCATAAAACGTGGTCCACCTCCAGTTCCACCACCAGCTACTCAAAAACCACAAGTATTTGGACAG AAATCCAATTTAAATCAGGGTCAAAGTGTTACGGATTCTTCAAATGCCAATACAGAAGTATCCAAAGGATTTGGAAAACCTATCCTTGCACCCAAGCCACCTTCAACGCCATCCGGTACAATGCACAAACCATCTCCTCCCCCAAAAAAGTTAAACTTGACGACAGGAGCAAGCGTGTCGAGAGCACAAAGTATGCGGTTGCTTAGATCACCACCTGTGCTCACACCAACGCCGCCATCTTTGCATCAATCGCAAGATTGTTTAAATGAAAGTCAATCAAGGCCAACGAATCGAATTCTCAGACCTCCAGTAGCGAAACCTCCGTCTCCTCCTACTTCCAGAACAAGTAGCTCGATTAGTGCAGCTACAAGGGTCGCACCTCCACCACCATCTAGAGTAACAGTCAGTGCTCCTTGCATACCGCCACCTCCTCCCCCGCTTCCACACAGACCTGCTGTTCATCAAAGGCTTgctccaccaccaccaccaccaccaacgCCTCCTACAAGAAGTTCTTCTATGCGCAATGGCCAAACTATGGGTACTTTAGATCTAGAAGTACGATTTGCAGAAATGTTTCATAGTATCGCAAGTTTTCCACCACCGGAGCCGTTCAAAGGATTACCAAAAGTCTACAGTAGCAGAAATG CTGCAAAACAGCAAGCTCCTGCACCTCCTCAACAAGCGTCTTCTATCTCTAATACAATGGTACCATTAAACACATCATCCGGGGGTTAA
- the LOC144472287 gene encoding uncharacterized protein LOC144472287 isoform X3 translates to MPAPPPPPPPALVASSSSPGDQDRNLLLQSIRAGKALKKTVTVDKSGPAISGKVKNEPRNLNNREANNSNTISGSISNSNNGGPTGLGGLFSSGMPKLKPIGARPISGEKDRSNANNSNFNQSAMQSIKRGPPPVPPPATQKPQVFGQKSNLNQGQSVTDSSNANTEVSKGFGKPILAPKPPSTPSGTMHKPSPPPKKLNLTTGASVSRAQSMRLLRSPPVLTPTPPSLHQSQDCLNESQSRPTNRILRPPVAKPPSPPTSRTSSSISAATRVAPPPPSRVTVSAPCIPPPPPPLPHRPAVHQRLAPPPPPPPTPPTRSSSMRNGQTMGTLDLEVRFAEMFHSIASFPPPEPFKGLPKVYSSRNAAKQQAPAPPQQASSISNTMVPLNTSSGG, encoded by the exons ATGCCTGCACCAccgcctcctccgcctcctgcACTCGTTGCATCTAGCTCCAGTCCTGGTGACCAAGATAGAAATTTGCTACTTCAATCGATCAGAGCTGGGAAAGCTTTAAAGAAAACTGTAACCGTAGATAAAAGTGGACCTGCGATCAGCG gtaaagtaaaaaatgaaccacgaaatttgaataataggGAGGCTAATAATTCTAACACGATAAGTGGTAGTATTAGTAATTCAAATAATGGAGGACCTACGGGATTGGGTGGATTATTCTCTAGTGGTATGCCAAAACTAAAGCCCATAGGAGCTAGACCAATTTCAGGTGAAAAGGATAGAAGCAACGccaataattcaaattttaatcaatcgGCAATGCAGAGCATAAAACGTGGTCCACCTCCAGTTCCACCACCAGCTACTCAAAAACCACAAGTATTTGGACAG AAATCCAATTTAAATCAGGGTCAAAGTGTTACGGATTCTTCAAATGCCAATACAGAAGTATCCAAAGGATTTGGAAAACCTATCCTTGCACCCAAGCCACCTTCAACGCCATCCGGTACAATGCACAAACCATCTCCTCCCCCAAAAAAGTTAAACTTGACGACAGGAGCAAGCGTGTCGAGAGCACAAAGTATGCGGTTGCTTAGATCACCACCTGTGCTCACACCAACGCCGCCATCTTTGCATCAATCGCAAGATTGTTTAAATGAAAGTCAATCAAGGCCAACGAATCGAATTCTCAGACCTCCAGTAGCGAAACCTCCGTCTCCTCCTACTTCCAGAACAAGTAGCTCGATTAGTGCAGCTACAAGGGTCGCACCTCCACCACCATCTAGAGTAACAGTCAGTGCTCCTTGCATACCGCCACCTCCTCCCCCGCTTCCACACAGACCTGCTGTTCATCAAAGGCTTgctccaccaccaccaccaccaccaacgCCTCCTACAAGAAGTTCTTCTATGCGCAATGGCCAAACTATGGGTACTTTAGATCTAGAAGTACGATTTGCAGAAATGTTTCATAGTATCGCAAGTTTTCCACCACCGGAGCCGTTCAAAGGATTACCAAAAGTCTACAGTAGCAGAAATG CTGCAAAACAGCAAGCTCCTGCACCTCCTCAACAAGCGTCTTCTATCTCTAATACAATGGTACCATTAAACACATCATCCGGGGGTTAA
- the LOC144472286 gene encoding ATP-binding cassette sub-family F member 3 isoform X1, with protein sequence MAVCGEYIRSQFPTIDDDLYQYVEGILDSSKDDFEDADEVYEAIGEVLHEVAEKPENENFLICRQICVKLLEMLKGGSNDENVEKRKNGVNKVLNAPVHLGTMAATLEAQVEQIKSIWVTTRDDAMKVDAKKLEKAEAKLQQKQEKRVNESAGRVNNVLPGIESASASQMTSKKDSRMETKGGVNKTQDIRIENFDVAYGDRILLQGADLTLAFGRRYGLIGRNGLGKTTLLRMISSKQLRIPSHIRVLHVEQEVAGDDTSALNSVLQCDYERSTLLSKEAELQVAIEKDGGKTGDALGEELARVYEAMQLAEVDKAPARASAILSGLGFSVERQLWPTKAFSGGWRMRLALARALFSRPDLLLLDEPTNMLDIKAILWLEKYLQSWPTTLLVVSHDRNFLDTVPTDILYLRGQKIEAYRGNYEQFSKTKGERERNQQREYEAQQAKRAHVQEFIDRFRYNANRASSVQSKIKMLEKLPELKPMEKEGEVTLRFPDVEPLSPPILQLNEVSFSYTGGSDNMIFTGVNLTASLQSRICIVGENGAGKTTILKIITGTLSPTRGTVHVHRNLKFGYFSQHHVDQLDMRVCPVELLQNNFPGKPIEEYRRMLGSFGITGNLALQNINSLSGGQKSRVAFALMCAAMPNFLVLDEPTNHLDIESIEALGKALNTCQAGVILVSHDERLIRMVCTELWVCGEGSVKCIEGGFDEYRKIIERELEL encoded by the exons AATTTTCTTATATGCAGGCAAATATGCGTCAAGTTATTGGAAATGTTAAAAGGTGGTTCGAATGACGAAAACGTTGAGAAAAGGAAGAATGGGGTAAACAAAGTACTAAATGCGCCTGTTCATTTAGGCACTATGGCTGCTACTTTAGAGGCTCAAGtagaacaaattaaaagtatatgGGTCACCACTAGAGACGATGCTATG AAAGTAGATGCAAAAAAGTTGGAAAAGGCAGAAGCAAAATTACAACAGAAACAAGAAAAGCGTGTCAACGAGTCAGCTGGGCGTGTTAATAATGTGTTGCCAGGTATTGAATCGGCGAGTGCCAGTCAAATGACAAGTAAAAAGGATAGTCGTATGGAGACCAAGGGTGGTGTAAATAAAACTCAAGACATAAGGATAGAAAATTTCGATGTAGCGTATggggacagaattttattacaaggAGCTGATTTAACTCTAGCATTTGGTAGACGTTATGGTCTTATCGGTAGAAATGGTCTTGGCAAAACTACTTTATTGAGAATGATATCTAG cAAACAGTTGAGAATACCATCTCATATACGAGTGTTGCATGTAGAACAGGAAGTTGCCGGCGACGATACATCCGCGTTGAATTCTGTATTACAATGCGATTATGAACGAAGTACGTTGCTCAGCAAGGAAGCAGAGTTGCAGGTAGCAATAGAAAAAGATGGTGGAAAGACAGGGGACGCATTAGGTGAAGAATTAGCTAGAGTATACGAAGCGATGCAATTGGCTGAAGTGGATAAAGCCCCTGCTCGAGCGAGCGCTATTTTATCGGGTCTTGGGTTTTCTGTTGAAAGACAATTATGGCCAACCAAAGCTTTCTCTGGTGGCTGGAGGATGAGACTTGCCCTTGCGAGGGCACTGTTCTCTAGACCAGACCTTTTATTGCTTGACGAGCCCACGAACATGCTTGACATCAAAGCGATTCTTTGGTTGGAAAAGTATCTACAATCGTGGCCGACTACGTTACTGGTTGTTTCGCACGATCGAAACTTCTTGGACACG GTACCAACTGATATACTGTACCTACGGGGACAGAAAATAGAAGCTTATCGAGGCAATTACGAACAATTTTCGAAGACCAAAGGAGAACGTGAGAGAAATCAGCAAAGAGAATACGAAGCACAGCAAGCTAAAAGAGCACACGTGCAAGAGTTCATCGATCGATTTCGATACAATGCCAACCGTGCTTCTAGTGTACAGAGTAAGATAAAGATGCTGGAGAAATT ACCGGAATTGAAGCCAAtggagaaagaaggagaagtGACACTTCGGTTCCCAGATGTTGAACCACTAAGTCCTCCGATATTACAACTCAACGAAGTATCCTTCAGTTATACGGGAGGAAGCgataatatgatatttacCGGTGTAAACCTTACGGCTAGTTTGCAGTCCCGTATCTGTATCGTAGGAGAGAATGGTGCAGGTaaaacaacaattttgaaaataataacaggTACTTTAAGTCCAACCAGAGGCACGGTGCACGTTCATCGAAATTTAAAGTTTGGATACTTCAGCCAACACCATGTTGACCAACTCGATATGCGGGTTTGTCCAGttgaattattgcaaaataattttccag GGAAACCTATCGAAGAGTATAGAAGAATGTTGGGAAGCTTCGGAATTACTGGTAACTTAgctttacaaaatattaattctttgtcTGGTGGGCAAAAGTCGAGAGTTGCATTCGCGTTAATGTGCGCGGCCATGCCAAATTTCTTAGTCCTCGATGAACCCACGAATCATCTTGATATCGAGTCGATCGAAGCCTTGGGCAAAGCACTGAATACTTGCCAA gCCGGCGTGATACTAGTCTCGCACGATGAAAGATTAATCCGCATGGTGTGCACTGAACTTTGGGTATGTGGAGAAGGTTCTGTGAAATGTATTGAAGGCGGTTTCGACGAGTATCGTAAGATTATTGAAAGAGAACTCGAActttaa
- the LOC144472286 gene encoding ATP-binding cassette sub-family F member 3 isoform X3, with amino-acid sequence MISRTPTKYTRQSEKCYTKSRRNQRMRQICVKLLEMLKGGSNDENVEKRKNGVNKVLNAPVHLGTMAATLEAQVEQIKSIWVTTRDDAMKVDAKKLEKAEAKLQQKQEKRVNESAGRVNNVLPGIESASASQMTSKKDSRMETKGGVNKTQDIRIENFDVAYGDRILLQGADLTLAFGRRYGLIGRNGLGKTTLLRMISSKQLRIPSHIRVLHVEQEVAGDDTSALNSVLQCDYERSTLLSKEAELQVAIEKDGGKTGDALGEELARVYEAMQLAEVDKAPARASAILSGLGFSVERQLWPTKAFSGGWRMRLALARALFSRPDLLLLDEPTNMLDIKAILWLEKYLQSWPTTLLVVSHDRNFLDTVPTDILYLRGQKIEAYRGNYEQFSKTKGERERNQQREYEAQQAKRAHVQEFIDRFRYNANRASSVQSKIKMLEKLPELKPMEKEGEVTLRFPDVEPLSPPILQLNEVSFSYTGGSDNMIFTGVNLTASLQSRICIVGENGAGKTTILKIITGTLSPTRGTVHVHRNLKFGYFSQHHVDQLDMRVCPVELLQNNFPGKPIEEYRRMLGSFGITGNLALQNINSLSGGQKSRVAFALMCAAMPNFLVLDEPTNHLDIESIEALGKALNTCQAGVILVSHDERLIRMVCTELWVCGEGSVKCIEGGFDEYRKIIERELEL; translated from the exons GCAAATATGCGTCAAGTTATTGGAAATGTTAAAAGGTGGTTCGAATGACGAAAACGTTGAGAAAAGGAAGAATGGGGTAAACAAAGTACTAAATGCGCCTGTTCATTTAGGCACTATGGCTGCTACTTTAGAGGCTCAAGtagaacaaattaaaagtatatgGGTCACCACTAGAGACGATGCTATG AAAGTAGATGCAAAAAAGTTGGAAAAGGCAGAAGCAAAATTACAACAGAAACAAGAAAAGCGTGTCAACGAGTCAGCTGGGCGTGTTAATAATGTGTTGCCAGGTATTGAATCGGCGAGTGCCAGTCAAATGACAAGTAAAAAGGATAGTCGTATGGAGACCAAGGGTGGTGTAAATAAAACTCAAGACATAAGGATAGAAAATTTCGATGTAGCGTATggggacagaattttattacaaggAGCTGATTTAACTCTAGCATTTGGTAGACGTTATGGTCTTATCGGTAGAAATGGTCTTGGCAAAACTACTTTATTGAGAATGATATCTAG cAAACAGTTGAGAATACCATCTCATATACGAGTGTTGCATGTAGAACAGGAAGTTGCCGGCGACGATACATCCGCGTTGAATTCTGTATTACAATGCGATTATGAACGAAGTACGTTGCTCAGCAAGGAAGCAGAGTTGCAGGTAGCAATAGAAAAAGATGGTGGAAAGACAGGGGACGCATTAGGTGAAGAATTAGCTAGAGTATACGAAGCGATGCAATTGGCTGAAGTGGATAAAGCCCCTGCTCGAGCGAGCGCTATTTTATCGGGTCTTGGGTTTTCTGTTGAAAGACAATTATGGCCAACCAAAGCTTTCTCTGGTGGCTGGAGGATGAGACTTGCCCTTGCGAGGGCACTGTTCTCTAGACCAGACCTTTTATTGCTTGACGAGCCCACGAACATGCTTGACATCAAAGCGATTCTTTGGTTGGAAAAGTATCTACAATCGTGGCCGACTACGTTACTGGTTGTTTCGCACGATCGAAACTTCTTGGACACG GTACCAACTGATATACTGTACCTACGGGGACAGAAAATAGAAGCTTATCGAGGCAATTACGAACAATTTTCGAAGACCAAAGGAGAACGTGAGAGAAATCAGCAAAGAGAATACGAAGCACAGCAAGCTAAAAGAGCACACGTGCAAGAGTTCATCGATCGATTTCGATACAATGCCAACCGTGCTTCTAGTGTACAGAGTAAGATAAAGATGCTGGAGAAATT ACCGGAATTGAAGCCAAtggagaaagaaggagaagtGACACTTCGGTTCCCAGATGTTGAACCACTAAGTCCTCCGATATTACAACTCAACGAAGTATCCTTCAGTTATACGGGAGGAAGCgataatatgatatttacCGGTGTAAACCTTACGGCTAGTTTGCAGTCCCGTATCTGTATCGTAGGAGAGAATGGTGCAGGTaaaacaacaattttgaaaataataacaggTACTTTAAGTCCAACCAGAGGCACGGTGCACGTTCATCGAAATTTAAAGTTTGGATACTTCAGCCAACACCATGTTGACCAACTCGATATGCGGGTTTGTCCAGttgaattattgcaaaataattttccag GGAAACCTATCGAAGAGTATAGAAGAATGTTGGGAAGCTTCGGAATTACTGGTAACTTAgctttacaaaatattaattctttgtcTGGTGGGCAAAAGTCGAGAGTTGCATTCGCGTTAATGTGCGCGGCCATGCCAAATTTCTTAGTCCTCGATGAACCCACGAATCATCTTGATATCGAGTCGATCGAAGCCTTGGGCAAAGCACTGAATACTTGCCAA gCCGGCGTGATACTAGTCTCGCACGATGAAAGATTAATCCGCATGGTGTGCACTGAACTTTGGGTATGTGGAGAAGGTTCTGTGAAATGTATTGAAGGCGGTTTCGACGAGTATCGTAAGATTATTGAAAGAGAACTCGAActttaa
- the LOC144472286 gene encoding ATP-binding cassette sub-family F member 3 isoform X2 — MAVCGEYIRSQFPTIDDDLYQYVEGILDSSKDDFEDADEVYEAIGEVLHEVAEKPENEVRQICVKLLEMLKGGSNDENVEKRKNGVNKVLNAPVHLGTMAATLEAQVEQIKSIWVTTRDDAMKVDAKKLEKAEAKLQQKQEKRVNESAGRVNNVLPGIESASASQMTSKKDSRMETKGGVNKTQDIRIENFDVAYGDRILLQGADLTLAFGRRYGLIGRNGLGKTTLLRMISSKQLRIPSHIRVLHVEQEVAGDDTSALNSVLQCDYERSTLLSKEAELQVAIEKDGGKTGDALGEELARVYEAMQLAEVDKAPARASAILSGLGFSVERQLWPTKAFSGGWRMRLALARALFSRPDLLLLDEPTNMLDIKAILWLEKYLQSWPTTLLVVSHDRNFLDTVPTDILYLRGQKIEAYRGNYEQFSKTKGERERNQQREYEAQQAKRAHVQEFIDRFRYNANRASSVQSKIKMLEKLPELKPMEKEGEVTLRFPDVEPLSPPILQLNEVSFSYTGGSDNMIFTGVNLTASLQSRICIVGENGAGKTTILKIITGTLSPTRGTVHVHRNLKFGYFSQHHVDQLDMRVCPVELLQNNFPGKPIEEYRRMLGSFGITGNLALQNINSLSGGQKSRVAFALMCAAMPNFLVLDEPTNHLDIESIEALGKALNTCQAGVILVSHDERLIRMVCTELWVCGEGSVKCIEGGFDEYRKIIERELEL, encoded by the exons GCAAATATGCGTCAAGTTATTGGAAATGTTAAAAGGTGGTTCGAATGACGAAAACGTTGAGAAAAGGAAGAATGGGGTAAACAAAGTACTAAATGCGCCTGTTCATTTAGGCACTATGGCTGCTACTTTAGAGGCTCAAGtagaacaaattaaaagtatatgGGTCACCACTAGAGACGATGCTATG AAAGTAGATGCAAAAAAGTTGGAAAAGGCAGAAGCAAAATTACAACAGAAACAAGAAAAGCGTGTCAACGAGTCAGCTGGGCGTGTTAATAATGTGTTGCCAGGTATTGAATCGGCGAGTGCCAGTCAAATGACAAGTAAAAAGGATAGTCGTATGGAGACCAAGGGTGGTGTAAATAAAACTCAAGACATAAGGATAGAAAATTTCGATGTAGCGTATggggacagaattttattacaaggAGCTGATTTAACTCTAGCATTTGGTAGACGTTATGGTCTTATCGGTAGAAATGGTCTTGGCAAAACTACTTTATTGAGAATGATATCTAG cAAACAGTTGAGAATACCATCTCATATACGAGTGTTGCATGTAGAACAGGAAGTTGCCGGCGACGATACATCCGCGTTGAATTCTGTATTACAATGCGATTATGAACGAAGTACGTTGCTCAGCAAGGAAGCAGAGTTGCAGGTAGCAATAGAAAAAGATGGTGGAAAGACAGGGGACGCATTAGGTGAAGAATTAGCTAGAGTATACGAAGCGATGCAATTGGCTGAAGTGGATAAAGCCCCTGCTCGAGCGAGCGCTATTTTATCGGGTCTTGGGTTTTCTGTTGAAAGACAATTATGGCCAACCAAAGCTTTCTCTGGTGGCTGGAGGATGAGACTTGCCCTTGCGAGGGCACTGTTCTCTAGACCAGACCTTTTATTGCTTGACGAGCCCACGAACATGCTTGACATCAAAGCGATTCTTTGGTTGGAAAAGTATCTACAATCGTGGCCGACTACGTTACTGGTTGTTTCGCACGATCGAAACTTCTTGGACACG GTACCAACTGATATACTGTACCTACGGGGACAGAAAATAGAAGCTTATCGAGGCAATTACGAACAATTTTCGAAGACCAAAGGAGAACGTGAGAGAAATCAGCAAAGAGAATACGAAGCACAGCAAGCTAAAAGAGCACACGTGCAAGAGTTCATCGATCGATTTCGATACAATGCCAACCGTGCTTCTAGTGTACAGAGTAAGATAAAGATGCTGGAGAAATT ACCGGAATTGAAGCCAAtggagaaagaaggagaagtGACACTTCGGTTCCCAGATGTTGAACCACTAAGTCCTCCGATATTACAACTCAACGAAGTATCCTTCAGTTATACGGGAGGAAGCgataatatgatatttacCGGTGTAAACCTTACGGCTAGTTTGCAGTCCCGTATCTGTATCGTAGGAGAGAATGGTGCAGGTaaaacaacaattttgaaaataataacaggTACTTTAAGTCCAACCAGAGGCACGGTGCACGTTCATCGAAATTTAAAGTTTGGATACTTCAGCCAACACCATGTTGACCAACTCGATATGCGGGTTTGTCCAGttgaattattgcaaaataattttccag GGAAACCTATCGAAGAGTATAGAAGAATGTTGGGAAGCTTCGGAATTACTGGTAACTTAgctttacaaaatattaattctttgtcTGGTGGGCAAAAGTCGAGAGTTGCATTCGCGTTAATGTGCGCGGCCATGCCAAATTTCTTAGTCCTCGATGAACCCACGAATCATCTTGATATCGAGTCGATCGAAGCCTTGGGCAAAGCACTGAATACTTGCCAA gCCGGCGTGATACTAGTCTCGCACGATGAAAGATTAATCCGCATGGTGTGCACTGAACTTTGGGTATGTGGAGAAGGTTCTGTGAAATGTATTGAAGGCGGTTTCGACGAGTATCGTAAGATTATTGAAAGAGAACTCGAActttaa